A region from the Agrococcus sp. SL85 genome encodes:
- a CDS encoding response regulator, translating to MKVLVADDDPQIVRALRLTLQSVGYEVVTVADGAEAIRLTTSEHPDILMLDLGMPRLDGVEVIEAVRGWSDVPILVVSGRTGSADKVEALDAGADDYVTKPFAIDELLARLRALGRRRGSGEPTDPVVRLGAVEIDLAAKAVLREGERVRMTPTEWRILEQLARAEGRLVTRAELLTELWGTAEVRDTGYLRLYVAQLRKKLEPDPAHPVHLLTEPGMGYRLLSTP from the coding sequence GTGAAGGTGCTCGTCGCCGACGACGACCCCCAGATCGTGCGGGCGCTGCGGCTCACGCTGCAGAGCGTGGGCTACGAGGTGGTGACGGTGGCCGACGGCGCGGAGGCGATCCGCCTGACGACCTCCGAGCATCCCGACATCCTCATGCTCGACCTCGGGATGCCGCGGCTCGACGGCGTCGAGGTGATCGAGGCGGTGCGCGGCTGGAGCGACGTGCCGATCCTCGTGGTCTCGGGCCGCACGGGCTCGGCCGACAAGGTGGAGGCGCTCGACGCCGGCGCCGACGACTACGTCACGAAGCCCTTCGCGATCGACGAGCTGCTGGCGCGGCTGCGCGCCCTCGGGCGGCGGCGCGGCAGCGGGGAGCCCACCGACCCCGTGGTGCGGCTGGGCGCGGTCGAGATCGACCTCGCCGCGAAGGCGGTGCTCCGCGAGGGCGAGCGCGTGCGCATGACGCCCACGGAGTGGCGGATCCTCGAGCAGCTCGCGCGCGCCGAGGGGCGCCTCGTGACGCGCGCCGAGCTGCTCACCGAGCTGTGGGGCACCGCCGAGGTGCGCGACACCGGCTACCTGCGCCTGTACGTCGCCCAGCTGCGCAAGAAGCTGGAGCCCGACCCGGCCCACCCCGTGCACCTGCTCACGGAGCCCGGCATGGGCTACCGCCTCCTCTCGACCCCCTGA
- a CDS encoding uroporphyrinogen-III synthase, with protein MRAARPDLEVVDIRGNVPTRLARAQGDPETGDGADLDAVVLALAGLRRLGLEAAATEVLDITRFPTAPAQGALAVEVRAGDAAARQAVARTDHLPTRAAVDAERRVLAGLEAGCAAPLGARGELEDGMLFLTASAYALDGSRRITASHAHTLDSASDRAEARGGRGGRRVPRGRRDARGGRRRARGRRAVAAPPAGDRCPDPSVEETAAPRRRSRRPPPLAVGRGGRRRRRLPSRDPAGTPGLVPRAAPPRAPRQAGHRTTWQTVRTIHPGGAMRVLIPRGGSWGDDVARRVADAGHEPLVLPLVAIEPADDQERLRASIQHLAEGRFDWLVVTSQSTVRVLPRIPASVRVAAVGSVTAAALRERGVPVAFIPTRQSAAGLVDEWPIREGRVLWPHARDARPTIAEGLRHHGMQVSEVVAYRTEPVYADGEALRAALAADAADGPGAEPADGEPLQPQAELQAAGHDAAPRATGTAADEVGSEAGTERDAAVADSASAPVPIDAVLVTSGSIAKQVARLTLPEATRVIAIGEQTAEDCRKHGLRVAAVAAQPSAAGLVAALVAAPPAA; from the coding sequence CTGCGCGCCGCGCGACCCGACCTCGAGGTCGTCGACATCCGCGGCAACGTGCCCACGCGCCTCGCGCGGGCGCAGGGGGATCCGGAGACGGGGGATGGCGCCGACCTCGACGCCGTCGTGCTCGCGCTCGCGGGCCTGCGCCGCCTCGGGCTCGAGGCGGCCGCCACCGAGGTGCTCGACATCACGCGCTTCCCGACGGCGCCTGCGCAGGGTGCGCTCGCGGTCGAGGTGCGCGCGGGCGACGCCGCGGCGCGGCAGGCGGTCGCGCGCACCGACCACCTGCCGACGCGCGCGGCGGTCGACGCGGAGCGGCGCGTGCTCGCGGGCCTCGAGGCCGGCTGCGCCGCGCCGCTCGGCGCGCGCGGCGAGCTCGAGGACGGCATGCTCTTCCTCACCGCCTCGGCGTACGCGCTCGACGGCTCGCGCCGCATCACGGCCTCGCACGCGCACACGCTCGACTCGGCCTCCGACCGCGCCGAGGCTCGCGGAGGCCGCGGAGGACGTCGCGTCCCGCGCGGTCGCCGAGATGCTCGAGGCGGGCGCCGCCGAGCTCGTGGCCGCCGCGCGGTAGCGGCGCCGCCCGCCGGCGACCGCTGCCCGGATCCGTCGGTCGAGGAGACCGCTGCCCCTCGCCGTCGGTCGAGGAGGCCGCCGCCCCTCGCCGTCGGTCGAGGAGGCCGCCGCCGCAGGCGGCTGCCGTCACGAGACCCCGCCGGCACGCCGGGCCTCGTGCCGCGAGCGGCCCCGCCGCGCGCTCCTCGACAGGCAGGGCACCGCACCACCTGGCAGACTGTCCGCACGATCCACCCCGGAGGAGCCATGCGCGTCCTGATCCCCAGAGGCGGCAGCTGGGGCGACGACGTCGCCCGGCGCGTCGCCGACGCCGGCCACGAGCCGCTCGTCCTGCCGCTCGTCGCCATCGAGCCCGCCGACGACCAGGAGCGACTGCGGGCCTCGATCCAGCACCTCGCCGAGGGCCGCTTCGACTGGCTGGTGGTGACGAGCCAGTCCACGGTGCGCGTGCTGCCGCGCATCCCGGCCTCGGTGCGCGTCGCCGCCGTGGGCTCCGTGACGGCCGCGGCGCTGCGCGAGCGCGGCGTGCCGGTGGCGTTCATCCCCACGCGGCAGTCGGCCGCGGGCCTCGTCGACGAGTGGCCGATCCGCGAGGGGCGCGTGCTCTGGCCGCATGCGCGCGATGCGCGGCCCACGATCGCCGAGGGCCTGCGCCACCACGGGATGCAGGTGAGCGAGGTCGTCGCGTACCGCACCGAGCCCGTCTACGCCGACGGCGAGGCGCTGCGCGCGGCGCTCGCGGCGGATGCGGCCGACGGCCCGGGCGCCGAGCCTGCCGATGGCGAGCCGCTGCAGCCGCAGGCCGAGCTGCAGGCGGCCGGGCACGACGCCGCGCCGAGGGCGACGGGGACCGCTGCCGACGAGGTCGGCTCCGAGGCCGGCACGGAGCGCGACGCCGCCGTGGCCGACAGCGCCTCGGCGCCCGTGCCGATCGACGCGGTGCTCGTGACCTCCGGCTCGATCGCCAAGCAGGTGGCGCGACTGACGCTGCCGGAGGCGACGCGGGTGATCGCGATCGGCGAGCAGACCGCCGAGGACTGCCGCAAGCACGGCCTGCGGGTCGCGGCCGTCGCGGCGCAGCCGAGCGCGGCGGGCCTCGTCGCCGCGCTCGTCGCGGCGCCCCCCGCCGCCTGA
- a CDS encoding peptide methionine sulfoxide reductase — MEGEELAALVARVPEGWSRQVVHGRAWGLTRVEHGGGRSATIAGEELGGRGRIDANVWRTSAGTVLRPCEMPEEQVLAVLRALPDRR; from the coding sequence ATGGAGGGCGAGGAGCTGGCGGCGCTCGTGGCGCGGGTGCCCGAGGGGTGGTCGCGGCAGGTCGTGCACGGGCGGGCCTGGGGGCTCACGCGGGTGGAGCACGGCGGCGGGCGCTCGGCGACGATCGCGGGCGAGGAGCTGGGCGGCAGGGGCCGGATCGACGCGAACGTGTGGCGCACGAGCGCCGGCACGGTGCTGCGCCCGTGCGAGATGCCCGAGGAGCAGGTGCTCGCGGTGCTGCGGGCGCTGCCGGATCGGCGCTGA
- the kdpC gene encoding potassium-transporting ATPase subunit KdpC, whose protein sequence is MRTLLQTHLTALRAMLVATLVLGVGYTLVITGAAQALLPAQANGSLVREPDGQVVGSALVGQSWTDADGAPLPEWFQSRPSAAGDGYDGGASSGSNLGPENEDLVAAIEERRAAIAALEGVDPAAVPADALTASGSGLDPHISPVYARLQVPRVAEARDLPEAEVAALVERRIAGRDLGFLGDPSVNVIELNLALDELARG, encoded by the coding sequence ATGCGCACCCTGCTGCAGACCCACCTCACCGCCCTCCGAGCCATGCTCGTCGCCACCCTCGTGCTCGGCGTCGGCTACACGCTCGTCATCACCGGCGCCGCCCAGGCGCTCCTGCCCGCCCAGGCGAACGGCTCGCTCGTGCGCGAGCCCGACGGGCAGGTCGTCGGCTCGGCCCTCGTCGGCCAGTCCTGGACCGATGCCGACGGCGCCCCGCTGCCCGAGTGGTTCCAGTCGCGGCCCTCCGCCGCCGGCGACGGCTACGACGGCGGCGCCTCGAGCGGCTCGAACCTCGGCCCCGAGAACGAGGACCTCGTCGCCGCCATCGAGGAGCGCCGTGCCGCGATCGCCGCCCTCGAGGGCGTCGACCCGGCGGCCGTGCCCGCCGACGCGCTCACCGCCTCCGGCTCGGGCCTCGACCCGCACATCAGCCCCGTCTACGCGCGGCTGCAGGTGCCGCGCGTCGCCGAGGCGCGCGACCTGCCGGAAGCCGAGGTCGCCGCGCTCGTGGAGCGTAGGATCGCGGGGCGCGACCTCGGGTTCCTCGGCGACCCGAGCGTGAACGTCATCGAGCTCAACCTCGCGCTCGACGAGCTCGCGAGGGGGTGA
- the kdpB gene encoding potassium-transporting ATPase subunit KdpB: MTVTQHTPTEADAASAPRSGTRPSRALTAAQVRAALPGALRKLHPKHMLRTPVMLIVEAGAALTTAIAIAQPFLPEPGQPSLLFTWAIAIWLWLTVLFANLAESVAEGRGKAQADSLRRTRTTTAARRLAAWSPADRGAEGADLEEVASSELRLGDHVVVVAGEVIPGDGEIVHGIASVDESAITGESAPVVRESGGDRSAVTGGTRVLSDRIVVRITTKPGESFVDRMIGLVEGADRQRTPNEIALEILLASLSIVFLVVTLTINPIAGYVASPVSVTVLVALLVCLIPTTIGALLSAIGIAGMDRLVQRNVLAMSGRAVEAAGDVSTLLLDKTGTITHGNRRAVAFLPMPGVDVAELAEAAAAGSLADPTPEGASIVELARRDGHRVGEAEGVPVEFTAQTRMSGVDLPDARGTREIRKGASSAVLAWLGQEADVRLQASVDEIARSGGTPLVVAERIGDMARPLGVVHLKDIVKDGLKERFAELRAMGIRTVMITGDNRLTATAIAEEAGVDDVLAEATPEDKLALIRKEQEGGRLVAMTGDGTNDAPALAQADVGVAMNSGTSAAKEAGNMVDLDSDPTKLIDVVRIGKQLLVTRGALTTFSIANDIAKYFAIIPAMFAVALPQLAPLNIMQLSSPASAILSAVIFNALVIVALVPLALRGVRTRAESASRMLSRNLLIYGLGGVIAPFLGIKLIDLVVSLIPGL, translated from the coding sequence GTGACCGTCACCCAGCACACCCCGACCGAGGCGGACGCCGCCTCGGCGCCCCGCTCCGGCACCCGCCCGAGCCGCGCCCTCACCGCGGCGCAGGTGCGCGCCGCCCTGCCCGGCGCGCTGCGCAAGCTGCACCCGAAGCACATGCTGCGCACCCCCGTCATGCTCATCGTCGAGGCGGGCGCGGCCCTCACGACCGCCATCGCGATCGCGCAGCCGTTCCTGCCGGAGCCCGGCCAGCCCTCGCTGCTGTTCACGTGGGCCATCGCGATCTGGCTGTGGCTCACCGTGCTCTTCGCGAACCTCGCGGAGTCGGTGGCCGAGGGCCGCGGCAAGGCGCAGGCCGACAGCCTCCGCCGCACGCGCACGACCACCGCCGCCCGCCGCCTCGCCGCCTGGTCGCCCGCCGACCGCGGCGCGGAGGGCGCCGACCTCGAGGAGGTCGCCTCGAGCGAGCTGCGCCTCGGCGACCACGTGGTCGTCGTCGCCGGCGAGGTCATCCCGGGCGACGGCGAGATCGTGCACGGCATCGCGAGCGTCGACGAGTCGGCCATCACGGGCGAATCGGCGCCCGTCGTGCGCGAGTCCGGCGGCGACCGCAGCGCCGTCACCGGCGGCACGCGCGTGCTGAGCGACCGCATCGTCGTGCGCATCACGACGAAGCCGGGCGAGAGCTTCGTCGACCGGATGATCGGGCTCGTCGAGGGCGCCGACCGGCAGCGCACGCCCAACGAGATCGCGCTCGAGATCCTGCTCGCGAGCCTCTCGATCGTGTTCCTCGTCGTCACGCTCACGATCAACCCCATCGCGGGCTACGTCGCGAGCCCCGTGAGCGTCACCGTGCTCGTCGCCCTGCTCGTGTGCCTCATCCCCACGACGATCGGCGCGCTCCTCAGCGCCATCGGCATCGCCGGCATGGACCGCCTCGTGCAGCGCAACGTGCTCGCGATGTCGGGCCGTGCCGTCGAGGCGGCGGGCGACGTCTCCACCCTGCTGCTCGACAAGACCGGCACGATCACGCACGGCAACCGCCGCGCCGTCGCCTTCCTGCCGATGCCCGGCGTCGACGTGGCCGAGCTCGCCGAGGCCGCCGCGGCCGGCTCGCTCGCCGACCCGACGCCCGAGGGCGCCTCGATCGTCGAGCTCGCGCGCCGCGACGGCCACCGCGTCGGCGAGGCGGAGGGCGTGCCCGTGGAGTTCACGGCCCAGACCCGCATGTCGGGCGTCGACCTGCCCGACGCGCGCGGCACCCGCGAGATCCGCAAGGGCGCCTCGAGCGCCGTGCTCGCGTGGCTCGGGCAGGAGGCCGACGTGCGCCTGCAGGCGAGCGTCGACGAGATCGCCCGCTCCGGCGGCACGCCGCTCGTGGTCGCGGAGCGCATCGGCGACATGGCGCGCCCGCTCGGCGTCGTCCACCTCAAGGACATCGTGAAGGACGGCCTGAAGGAGCGCTTCGCGGAGCTGCGCGCCATGGGCATCCGCACCGTGATGATCACGGGCGACAACCGCCTCACCGCCACGGCGATCGCCGAGGAGGCCGGCGTCGACGACGTGCTCGCCGAGGCGACGCCGGAGGACAAGCTCGCGCTCATCCGCAAGGAGCAGGAGGGCGGCCGCCTCGTCGCGATGACGGGCGACGGCACGAACGACGCGCCCGCGCTCGCGCAGGCCGACGTCGGCGTCGCCATGAACTCCGGCACCTCCGCCGCGAAGGAGGCCGGCAACATGGTCGACCTCGACTCCGACCCGACGAAGCTCATCGACGTGGTGCGGATCGGCAAGCAGCTGCTCGTCACCCGCGGCGCGCTCACGACCTTCTCGATCGCCAACGACATCGCGAAGTACTTCGCGATCATCCCCGCGATGTTCGCGGTCGCGCTGCCCCAGCTCGCGCCGCTCAACATCATGCAGCTGTCGTCGCCCGCCTCGGCCATCCTCTCGGCGGTCATCTTCAACGCGCTCGTCATCGTCGCGCTCGTGCCCCTCGCCCTCCGCGGCGTGCGCACCCGCGCCGAGAGCGCCTCGAGGATGCTGTCCCGGAACCTGCTGATCTACGGCCTCGGCGGCGTCATCGCCCCCTTCCTCGGCATCAAGCTCATCGACCTCGTCGTGAGCCTCATCCCGGGCCTCTGA
- a CDS encoding sensor histidine kinase, with the protein MARGALRVLLGAAPGVGKTFAMLEEGHQLRASGRDVVAAVIETHGRAATAALVEGLELVPLREVRHRGVALQELDLEAVLARAPEVALVDELAHTNAPGLAHEKRWQDVESLLAAGIDVVSTVNVQHLESLGDVVEQITGVRQRETVPDAVLRAADRIELVDLQPQALRARLEAGHVYPAARVDAALSNYFRLGNLTALRELALLWLADEVDQALQRYREQQGIDAAWETRERVVVALTGGQEGETLLKRGARVAARSSGGDLLAVHVQRQDGLVDRDPAALAAQRALVERLGGTFHTVVGDDVPRALVQFARASHATQLVIGASRRSWLQTMLTGPGIGQAVVRESGDIDVHMVSHAAAAQGRRLPSLPDAPLSRARQLVGWATAALGIPLLVWGLYLSAEEASIAADALLLQLGVVVVALIGGIWAATFAALLSGLLFLFVLVDPAFTLSVAEPWHVVAVVVFFVSALLVSWVVDRAARTTRVAGRSAAESELLAAISSGVLGGQDSIEAILARTREALGLTGVRLLQGDHVVALDGLPVDGAGESGRAPLVVDVGGSAQLELHGRLLDAGERRILEVVVHQLAASLQHRSVAAVASELEPLAEQDRVRAALLRAVSHDLRRPLAAAAASVGALRSASIPLGEAERAELLETADESLATLGRLVTDLLDVSRVEAGALAVAARAVDVDAAILPALEECGARPAAVALELDRVPAVVADPVLLQRVLVNLLTNALRHSPEDRPVTVATSAFGDHVEVRVADHGPGIAPAERDRAFVPFQRLGDTDNDTGLGLGLALSRGFAEAMGGSIEAETTPGGGLTMVVRLRIADEEVAP; encoded by the coding sequence ATGGCCCGAGGCGCGCTGCGCGTGCTGCTCGGCGCCGCTCCCGGCGTCGGCAAGACCTTCGCCATGCTGGAGGAGGGGCACCAGCTGCGCGCCTCGGGCCGCGACGTCGTCGCCGCCGTCATCGAGACCCACGGCCGCGCCGCCACCGCCGCGCTCGTCGAGGGGCTCGAGCTCGTGCCGCTCCGCGAGGTCCGGCACCGGGGCGTCGCCCTGCAGGAGCTCGACCTCGAGGCGGTGCTCGCGCGGGCCCCCGAGGTCGCGCTCGTCGACGAGCTCGCCCACACGAACGCGCCCGGCCTCGCCCACGAGAAGCGGTGGCAGGACGTCGAGTCGCTGCTCGCGGCGGGCATCGACGTCGTCTCGACCGTCAACGTGCAGCACCTCGAGTCGCTCGGCGACGTCGTCGAGCAGATCACGGGCGTCCGCCAGCGCGAGACCGTGCCGGACGCCGTGCTGCGCGCCGCCGACCGCATCGAGCTCGTCGACCTCCAGCCGCAGGCGCTCCGCGCGCGCCTGGAGGCCGGCCACGTCTACCCCGCGGCGCGCGTCGACGCCGCGCTCTCGAACTACTTCCGCCTCGGCAACCTCACGGCCCTCCGCGAGCTCGCGCTCCTGTGGCTCGCCGACGAGGTCGACCAGGCGCTGCAGCGCTACCGCGAGCAGCAGGGCATCGACGCCGCGTGGGAGACCCGCGAGCGCGTCGTCGTCGCGCTCACGGGCGGCCAGGAGGGCGAGACGCTGCTGAAGCGCGGCGCCCGCGTGGCCGCGCGCTCCTCGGGCGGCGACCTGCTGGCCGTGCACGTGCAGCGGCAGGACGGCCTCGTCGACCGCGACCCCGCCGCGCTCGCCGCGCAGCGCGCGCTCGTCGAGCGGCTCGGCGGCACCTTCCACACCGTCGTCGGCGACGACGTGCCCCGGGCGCTCGTGCAGTTCGCCCGCGCGAGCCACGCGACGCAGCTCGTGATCGGCGCGAGCCGCCGCAGCTGGCTCCAGACGATGCTCACGGGCCCGGGGATCGGGCAGGCCGTCGTGCGGGAGTCCGGCGACATCGACGTGCACATGGTGAGCCACGCGGCAGCCGCGCAGGGCCGCCGCCTGCCCTCGCTGCCCGACGCGCCGCTCTCGCGCGCGCGCCAGCTGGTCGGCTGGGCGACGGCGGCGCTCGGCATCCCGCTGCTCGTCTGGGGCCTCTACCTCTCGGCCGAGGAGGCCTCCATCGCGGCCGACGCCCTGCTGCTGCAGCTCGGCGTCGTCGTCGTCGCGCTCATCGGCGGGATCTGGGCGGCGACCTTCGCGGCGCTGCTGTCGGGGCTGCTCTTCCTCTTCGTGCTCGTCGACCCCGCCTTCACGCTCTCGGTCGCCGAGCCCTGGCACGTCGTCGCCGTCGTCGTGTTCTTCGTCTCGGCGCTGCTCGTCTCGTGGGTCGTCGACCGCGCCGCGCGCACCACCCGCGTCGCGGGGCGCTCCGCCGCGGAGTCGGAGCTGCTCGCCGCGATCTCCTCGGGGGTGCTCGGCGGGCAGGACTCCATCGAGGCGATCCTCGCCCGCACGCGCGAGGCGCTCGGCCTCACGGGCGTGCGCCTGCTGCAGGGCGACCACGTCGTCGCGCTCGACGGCCTCCCCGTCGACGGTGCGGGCGAGAGCGGCCGCGCGCCCCTCGTCGTCGACGTCGGCGGCAGCGCCCAGCTCGAGCTGCACGGGCGCCTGCTCGACGCGGGCGAGCGCCGCATCCTCGAGGTCGTCGTGCACCAGCTCGCCGCCTCGCTGCAGCACCGCTCGGTCGCTGCCGTCGCGAGCGAGCTCGAGCCGCTCGCCGAGCAGGACCGCGTGCGCGCCGCCCTGCTGCGCGCGGTGAGCCACGACCTCCGTCGCCCGCTCGCCGCGGCCGCCGCCTCGGTCGGCGCCCTCCGATCGGCGTCGATCCCGCTGGGCGAGGCCGAGCGGGCCGAGCTGCTCGAGACCGCCGACGAGAGCCTCGCGACCCTCGGCCGCCTCGTCACCGACCTGCTCGACGTGAGCCGCGTGGAGGCGGGCGCGCTCGCGGTCGCCGCGCGCGCCGTCGACGTCGACGCGGCGATCCTGCCCGCGCTCGAGGAGTGCGGGGCGCGCCCCGCGGCCGTCGCGCTCGAGCTCGACCGCGTGCCCGCCGTGGTCGCCGATCCGGTGCTGCTGCAGCGCGTGCTCGTCAACCTACTCACGAACGCGCTGCGCCACAGCCCCGAGGATCGGCCCGTGACCGTCGCCACGAGCGCCTTCGGCGACCACGTGGAGGTGCGCGTGGCCGACCACGGCCCGGGCATCGCCCCCGCCGAGCGCGACCGCGCCTTCGTGCCCTTCCAGCGGCTCGGCGACACCGACAACGACACGGGCCTCGGGCTCGGCCTCGCGCTCTCGCGCGGCTTCGCCGAGGCCATGGGCGGCTCGATCGAGGCGGAGACGACCCCGGGCGGCGGCCTGACGATGGTGGTGCGGCTGCGCATCGCGGACGAGGAGGTGGCGCCGTGA
- a CDS encoding aminoacyl-tRNA deacylase, whose translation MSETNPALDALAASGLAHEITRHGRVGSLAEAAAARGVEPRDIVKTMVVRRGDDDHLLVLVPGDRAIAWPKLRALLGVNRLSMPDADAAFAVTGFRRGTITPFGTTSPLPVVADERVLGRRVSIGAGAHGVAATLDGDALVAHLRATVAEVTEPEPPR comes from the coding sequence ATGAGCGAGACGAACCCCGCGCTCGACGCGCTCGCGGCCTCCGGCCTCGCGCACGAGATCACCCGCCACGGCCGCGTCGGCTCGCTCGCCGAGGCCGCCGCCGCCCGCGGGGTCGAGCCCCGAGACATCGTGAAGACGATGGTCGTGCGCCGCGGCGACGACGACCACCTGCTCGTGCTCGTGCCGGGCGACCGCGCGATCGCGTGGCCGAAGCTGCGCGCGCTGCTGGGCGTCAACCGGCTCTCGATGCCGGATGCGGATGCCGCGTTCGCGGTCACCGGCTTCCGCCGCGGCACCATCACGCCCTTCGGCACGACCTCGCCGCTGCCCGTCGTGGCCGACGAGCGCGTGCTCGGCCGCCGCGTGTCGATCGGCGCCGGCGCGCACGGCGTCGCCGCGACCCTCGACGGCGACGCGCTCGTCGCGCACCTGCGCGCCACGGTCGCCGAGGTCACGGAGCCCGAGCCGCCCCGCTGA
- a CDS encoding ferrochelatase, protein MLAEGALVPSASPAAQGGPEHVEEPVAYDGILLSGFGGPEGQDDVIPFLRNVTRGRGIPDERLEEVSTHYRHFGGVSPINQQNRDLIVALRAALDEAGVDLPIYWGNRNWAPYLDEALQEAAAAGARTLLAIPTSAYSSYSSCRQYREDWADALEAAGLQETLRIDKVRQFFNHPGFLAPFVDGVRASMAEARDAGFADAEVEVLFATHSIPTADAERSGAPDLHEWGEGGGYAAQHLAAAEWVMEQAAPEVAWQLVYQSRSGPPSQPWLEPDINDAIEALRTDGAGARKAVVIVPLGFVSDHMEVMWDLDEEAIETATEAGLWVRRAPTPGVDPQYVGALVDLVQERLEGRPAAERKSVTSIHTWYDTCRPGCCENPRLGFRPAIAGLQP, encoded by the coding sequence ATGCTCGCCGAGGGCGCGCTCGTGCCGAGCGCGAGCCCCGCGGCGCAGGGCGGCCCCGAGCACGTCGAGGAGCCCGTCGCCTACGACGGCATCCTCCTCTCCGGCTTCGGCGGCCCCGAGGGGCAGGACGACGTCATCCCGTTCCTCCGCAACGTCACGCGCGGCCGCGGCATCCCGGACGAGCGCCTCGAGGAGGTCTCGACCCACTACCGCCACTTCGGCGGCGTGAGCCCCATCAACCAGCAGAACCGCGACCTCATCGTCGCGCTCCGCGCGGCGCTCGACGAGGCCGGCGTCGACCTGCCGATCTACTGGGGCAACCGCAACTGGGCGCCCTACCTCGACGAGGCGCTGCAGGAGGCGGCCGCCGCGGGCGCACGCACGCTCCTGGCGATCCCCACCTCCGCCTACTCCTCCTACTCGTCGTGCCGCCAGTACCGCGAGGACTGGGCCGACGCGCTCGAGGCCGCCGGCCTGCAGGAGACGCTGCGGATCGACAAGGTGCGCCAGTTCTTCAACCACCCGGGCTTCCTCGCGCCCTTCGTCGACGGCGTGCGCGCCTCGATGGCCGAGGCGCGCGACGCGGGCTTCGCCGACGCCGAGGTCGAGGTGCTCTTCGCGACGCACTCGATCCCCACGGCCGACGCCGAGCGCTCCGGCGCCCCCGACCTCCACGAGTGGGGCGAGGGCGGCGGCTACGCGGCGCAGCACCTGGCCGCCGCCGAGTGGGTCATGGAGCAGGCGGCGCCCGAGGTCGCGTGGCAGCTCGTCTACCAGTCGCGCTCCGGGCCCCCCTCGCAGCCCTGGCTCGAGCCCGACATCAACGACGCGATCGAGGCGCTGCGCACCGACGGCGCCGGCGCCCGCAAGGCCGTCGTCATCGTGCCGCTCGGCTTCGTGAGCGACCACATGGAGGTCATGTGGGACCTCGACGAGGAGGCCATCGAGACGGCCACCGAGGCGGGCCTGTGGGTGCGCCGCGCGCCGACGCCGGGCGTCGACCCGCAGTACGTGGGCGCCCTCGTCGACCTCGTGCAGGAGCGCCTCGAGGGGCGGCCCGCCGCGGAGCGCAAGTCGGTCACGTCGATCCACACCTGGTACGACACCTGCCGGCCCGGCTGCTGCGAGAACCCCCGGCTCGGGTTCCGCCCGGCGATCGCCGGGCTGCAGCCGTGA